A section of the Asticcacaulis sp. EMRT-3 genome encodes:
- the pheT gene encoding phenylalanine--tRNA ligase subunit beta: MKFSLSWLKDHLKTEATIDEVAASMTLAGLEVEDIHDPARALKPFTVAKVIEAARHPNADKLQVLQVDTVDGRKEIVCGAPNARAGMTTIYAPIGAYVPGLGVTLVEKPVRGVVSNGMMCSAAELELAGDSDGILDLPDDLAVGTPAAQVFGAEPVIDFEVTPNRPDWLGVTGIARDLAATGLGTFEDAPAPVVQATFPCPISVSVDGEACPYFTGRVIRGVKNGPSPAWLQQKLTAIGLKPISALVDITNYLTYDRARPLHVYDVAKLSGISLLAGIISEKAEFLALDGKNYSVTQEMCTISDSSGVIGLGGVMGGESTGVSDTTTEVFLESAWFDPIRTAQTGRATGITSDAQYRFARGVDPESTLPGLERATRLILDLCGGEASEVVIAGAPPARRADVSFDPAYVTRLTGMTITPDESRRILSALGFGVSGDVPWTVSVPSWRCDVEGRADLVEEVARIHGFNTIPATPLPVVAPQSGGVLTGKQARARIARRALAAYGYAEAVTWSFMPQGRAKLFGGGDDSLVLANPIASELNCMRPSALPNLLEACGRNVARGFAGAQLFEIGPVYAGLEPADQTTVIAAVRAPDKSRNWQPAGEDALFALKSDLMAVLEDMGAPVASLQLVQGQNAAHWHPGRSARLQLGPKTVITEFGELHPAILKALDLDGAYVGFEIRLDALPASKAKSKSKGALPLSNLMPLTRDFAFLIDARTPAGDLVRAIRGADKALIGDAHVFDVYSGAGVPEGQVSLALEVTIAPTDKTLTEPEIEALSAKIVAAAQKVGAILRNQA; this comes from the coding sequence ATGAAATTCTCCCTCTCCTGGCTTAAAGATCACCTGAAAACAGAGGCCACCATCGATGAGGTGGCCGCCAGCATGACTCTGGCCGGGCTTGAGGTCGAGGACATCCACGACCCCGCCAGGGCGCTCAAGCCCTTTACGGTAGCCAAGGTCATCGAGGCCGCGCGCCACCCCAATGCCGACAAGTTGCAGGTCTTGCAGGTCGATACGGTCGATGGCCGCAAGGAGATTGTGTGCGGCGCGCCCAATGCGCGGGCGGGCATGACCACCATCTATGCCCCCATCGGGGCCTATGTGCCGGGTCTGGGCGTCACACTGGTCGAAAAGCCGGTGCGCGGCGTGGTGTCGAACGGCATGATGTGTTCGGCGGCTGAACTGGAACTGGCCGGTGACAGCGACGGTATTCTCGACCTGCCCGATGATCTGGCCGTCGGCACCCCCGCCGCGCAGGTGTTCGGTGCAGAACCGGTGATTGATTTCGAAGTCACCCCCAACCGCCCCGACTGGCTGGGCGTCACCGGCATTGCCCGCGATCTGGCCGCCACCGGGCTGGGGACGTTTGAAGACGCGCCCGCCCCCGTCGTGCAAGCCACCTTCCCCTGCCCGATCAGCGTATCGGTGGATGGCGAGGCCTGCCCCTATTTCACAGGCCGGGTCATTCGCGGCGTCAAAAACGGCCCGTCACCGGCCTGGCTGCAACAGAAGCTGACCGCTATCGGCCTGAAACCGATTTCGGCCCTCGTCGATATTACCAACTACCTGACCTATGATCGCGCGCGCCCGCTACACGTCTATGATGTGGCGAAGCTGAGCGGAATTTCCCTCTTAGCGGGAATTATTTCAGAAAAAGCAGAATTTTTAGCCCTGGACGGGAAAAACTATTCTGTAACGCAGGAAATGTGCACGATCAGCGACTCCTCCGGCGTGATCGGTTTAGGCGGCGTCATGGGCGGTGAATCGACCGGCGTGTCTGATACCACCACCGAGGTTTTCCTCGAATCGGCGTGGTTTGATCCGATCCGCACCGCCCAGACGGGCCGCGCCACCGGCATTACTTCCGATGCGCAATACCGCTTCGCGCGCGGGGTCGATCCCGAATCGACCCTGCCGGGGCTGGAACGCGCCACCCGGCTGATCCTCGATCTGTGTGGCGGTGAGGCCTCCGAGGTCGTCATCGCCGGTGCGCCGCCCGCCCGCCGCGCCGATGTCAGCTTCGATCCGGCCTATGTGACCAGGCTGACCGGCATGACGATCACACCGGACGAGTCGCGCCGCATCCTGAGCGCGCTCGGCTTTGGCGTCAGCGGCGATGTGCCGTGGACCGTCTCGGTGCCATCATGGCGGTGCGATGTCGAAGGCCGCGCCGATCTGGTAGAAGAAGTGGCGCGCATCCACGGTTTCAACACGATCCCCGCCACGCCCCTGCCCGTGGTGGCGCCCCAATCGGGCGGCGTGCTGACCGGCAAACAGGCGCGCGCCCGCATCGCCCGTCGCGCCCTGGCCGCCTATGGCTATGCCGAGGCCGTCACCTGGTCATTCATGCCGCAGGGCCGCGCCAAACTTTTCGGCGGCGGCGATGACAGTCTGGTTCTGGCCAATCCGATTGCGTCTGAGCTGAACTGTATGCGCCCTTCGGCCCTGCCCAATCTGCTGGAGGCCTGCGGGCGCAATGTGGCGCGCGGCTTTGCAGGCGCGCAGCTTTTCGAGATCGGGCCGGTCTATGCCGGGCTCGAACCCGCCGACCAGACGACGGTGATCGCCGCCGTGCGCGCGCCGGACAAGTCACGCAACTGGCAACCGGCGGGCGAAGACGCGCTGTTCGCTCTCAAAAGCGACCTGATGGCCGTGCTCGAAGATATGGGCGCGCCGGTCGCCTCGCTGCAACTGGTGCAGGGCCAGAACGCCGCCCACTGGCATCCGGGCCGCTCGGCGCGCCTGCAACTGGGGCCGAAGACCGTCATCACTGAATTCGGCGAACTGCATCCGGCGATACTCAAGGCGCTCGATCTCGACGGGGCCTATGTCGGCTTTGAAATCCGCCTCGACGCCCTGCCCGCCAGTAAGGCCAAAAGCAAATCGAAGGGCGCGCTACCCCTCTCCAATTTGATGCCGCTGACGCGCGATTTTGCCTTCCTGATCGACGCCAGAACCCCGGCGGGCGATCTGGTGCGCGCCATCAGGGGCGCCGACAAGGCATTGATCGGCGACGCCCATGTGTTCGATGTCTATAGTGGCGCGGGCGTGCCCGAAGGTCAGGTATCGCTGGCGCTGGAAGTGACCATTGCGCCCACCGACAAGACCCTGACCGAGCCGGAGATCGAGGCCTTAAGCGCCAAAATCGTGGCGGCAGCGCAAAAGGTGGGCGCGATTTTGCGCAATCAGGCTTAA
- the pheS gene encoding phenylalanine--tRNA ligase subunit alpha: MTAYTDLQSEIETEIKAAADLAALDAVRVSALGKTGRISGLLKTLGSLPPEERKTTGAAINAVRDAVISVLEARKAELEAAHLAQRLEQERVDLSLPSARRARGGVHPTMQVMDEMIAIFADMGFAVAEGPDIEDDFHNFTALNFPEKHPAREMHDTFFFKPAALKEQSVSATENENGVRKLLRTHTSPVQIRTMVSGQPPFRLIAPGRVFRCDSDQTHTPMFHQIEGLVIDKSAHMGHLKWVLETFISRFFETDEVVTQFRPHHFPFTEPSAEMDVRCSWEKGELKVGQGSSWLEILGCGMVHPNVLKACGIDPDEYQGFAWGMGVDRLAMLKYGVPDLRDMFAADTRWLAHYGFSGFAAPNSASGLS, encoded by the coding sequence ATGACCGCCTATACCGATCTGCAAAGCGAAATCGAAACCGAGATCAAGGCCGCCGCCGATCTGGCCGCGCTCGACGCCGTGCGCGTGTCGGCGCTCGGCAAGACCGGTCGCATTTCCGGCCTGCTGAAAACCCTCGGCAGCCTGCCGCCGGAAGAGCGCAAAACCACGGGCGCGGCCATCAATGCCGTGCGCGATGCGGTCATCTCCGTGCTGGAAGCGCGCAAGGCCGAACTGGAAGCCGCCCATCTGGCCCAGAGGCTTGAGCAAGAGCGCGTCGATCTCAGCCTGCCTTCGGCCAGACGCGCCAGAGGCGGGGTTCACCCCACCATGCAGGTGATGGACGAGATGATCGCCATCTTTGCCGACATGGGCTTCGCGGTGGCCGAAGGGCCCGACATCGAGGACGATTTCCACAATTTCACCGCGCTCAACTTCCCGGAAAAGCATCCGGCGCGTGAAATGCACGATACTTTCTTTTTCAAGCCCGCCGCGCTCAAGGAGCAAAGCGTTAGCGCAACTGAAAATGAGAACGGCGTGCGCAAGCTGTTGCGCACCCACACCTCGCCGGTGCAGATCAGGACGATGGTGTCGGGCCAGCCGCCGTTTCGGCTGATCGCGCCGGGCCGGGTTTTTCGCTGCGATTCCGACCAGACCCACACGCCGATGTTTCACCAGATCGAAGGTCTGGTCATCGACAAAAGCGCCCATATGGGTCATCTGAAATGGGTGCTGGAAACCTTCATCTCGCGCTTTTTCGAGACGGATGAGGTGGTCACCCAGTTCCGCCCGCACCACTTCCCCTTCACCGAGCCGTCCGCCGAAATGGATGTGCGCTGCTCGTGGGAAAAGGGCGAACTGAAGGTGGGGCAAGGCAGTTCGTGGCTCGAAATCCTCGGCTGCGGCATGGTGCATCCCAATGTGCTGAAGGCTTGCGGCATCGACCCGGATGAATATCAGGGCTTTGCCTGGGGCATGGGCGTCGATCGTCTGGCCATGCTGAAATACGGCGTGCCCGACCTGCGCGACATGTTCGCCGCCGATACGCGCTGGCTGGCCCATTATGGCTTCTCAGGCTTCGCCGCGCCCAATTCGGCCAGCGGCCTGTCGTAA
- the rplT gene encoding 50S ribosomal protein L20: MARVKRGVTSHAKHKKVLKLAKGFYGRRKNTIRTAKAAVDRAGQYAYRDRRTKKRNFRSLWIQRINAAARMEGFTYSQFIHGLNLAGIEMDRKVLSDIAMHDMDGFKVIADKVRTAIG; this comes from the coding sequence ATGGCTCGCGTTAAAAGAGGCGTCACATCACACGCCAAGCACAAGAAGGTTCTGAAACTCGCCAAGGGTTTCTATGGCCGCCGCAAAAACACCATCCGCACCGCCAAGGCGGCTGTCGATCGCGCCGGGCAATATGCCTATCGTGACCGTCGCACCAAGAAGCGCAATTTCCGCAGCCTGTGGATTCAGCGCATCAACGCCGCGGCGCGTATGGAAGGCTTCACCTATTCGCAATTCATCCACGGCCTGAACCTGGCTGGCATCGAGATGGACCGCAAGGTTCTGTCCGACATCGCCATGCACGACATGGACGGCTTCAAGGTGATTGCCGACAAGGTGCGCACGGCAATCGGCTGA
- the rpmI gene encoding 50S ribosomal protein L35 → MPKLKTKSGAKKRFRFTASGKVKAGVAGKRHRLISHNSKYIRQNRGTSVMSDADTVKIKSYMPYA, encoded by the coding sequence ATGCCCAAGCTGAAGACCAAGTCGGGCGCGAAGAAGCGCTTCCGCTTTACTGCCTCTGGCAAGGTGAAGGCCGGCGTCGCCGGCAAGCGTCACCGTTTGATCTCGCACAACAGCAAGTACATCCGTCAAAATCGCGGCACCTCCGTGATGTCGGACGCTGACACGGTGAAGATCAAATCCTACATGCCTTACGCCTAA
- a CDS encoding dienelactone hydrolase family protein translates to MNCRRAVSYLLPLLLAMSLNACVSIPKILYDTSQTRPLSLTLKDGTVQRYMEYVPPSARPGKKLPLIVFLHGSGEAGDDTYAVLANGPWHYADSHPDFPFIILAPQEDHDAEWSPEELNDWLVQAEKTVPVDRRRVYLTGLSRGGQGTWDFAMRYPQHFAAIAPVSGYSDVNQPCRLKGVAVWAFHGADDGIVPIGKEKAVVAAAKACGVDIHYTIYPGVGHFIWERTYNDPDLYSWFLEHRRPLFRLPGLTHLSGFARLHELRRAPSGG, encoded by the coding sequence ATGAATTGTCGTCGCGCCGTATCTTACCTGCTGCCGCTCCTGCTGGCGATGAGCCTGAACGCCTGCGTGTCGATTCCAAAAATCCTCTATGACACATCGCAAACCAGACCCCTGTCCCTGACCCTGAAGGACGGCACGGTGCAGCGCTATATGGAATATGTGCCGCCGAGTGCCAGACCGGGCAAGAAGCTGCCGCTGATCGTGTTTCTGCACGGCTCAGGCGAGGCGGGTGACGACACCTATGCCGTGCTGGCCAATGGGCCGTGGCACTATGCCGATAGCCACCCCGATTTTCCCTTCATTATCCTGGCCCCGCAGGAAGATCATGACGCAGAATGGTCGCCCGAAGAGTTGAATGACTGGCTCGTTCAGGCGGAAAAGACCGTGCCCGTGGATCGCCGCCGGGTCTATCTGACCGGCCTGTCGCGCGGCGGGCAGGGGACGTGGGATTTCGCCATGCGCTATCCGCAGCACTTTGCCGCTATCGCGCCGGTTTCAGGCTATAGCGATGTCAACCAGCCCTGCCGCCTGAAGGGCGTGGCGGTCTGGGCTTTTCATGGGGCCGATGACGGTATCGTGCCGATCGGCAAGGAAAAAGCGGTGGTGGCAGCGGCGAAAGCCTGCGGCGTCGATATTCATTACACCATCTATCCCGGTGTCGGCCATTTCATCTGGGAACGCACCTATAATGACCCCGATCTCTATAGCTGGTTTCTTGAGCATCGCCGCCCGCTGTTTCGTCTGCCGGGCTTGACCCATCTGTCGGGTTTTGCGCGCCTGCACGAACTCAGGCGCGCCCCGTCAGGCGGTTGA
- a CDS encoding MFS transporter — protein MSKLKPSSASSQDADSTKETASRTEEPPAPPFDTRNERTFFRGRLLHQVRQFLNENGSLAAMFAVVFVNLVGFGIVVPLIPFFAQSLHAQAWQVTLMFTAYSLGQFFAEPFCGRLSDRIGRKPILLVTTALSVLFYCGLAFSPNIWVAIFVRFLCGLASGNISTIQGYVSDFSKPEQRASRMSMIGAAFSLGFIVGPVIGGLLTHEHFGHNAFRLPLFAAAVMSAVATLGVMLYVKESRQRTAQAAPPENMLKTAQEALKSRAIVRVILATLCYMMAFAGLESTFGLWVEVRYNWHATQIGAVFLFIGITAALMQMVFMRPLVRRYGESKVLAGGLFVFGLSFILQSLNHISWLIVPLLMLGTVGQAVIFSSICAIISLATSPDRQGAMLGLNMSTGAVARIIGPVVAGFLFSQFGPEAPLWLDAAMTIPAALLALQVGKVKR, from the coding sequence ATGTCGAAGTTGAAACCCTCATCCGCGTCTTCGCAAGATGCTGATTCCACAAAGGAAACAGCATCACGAACGGAAGAGCCTCCCGCCCCGCCCTTTGATACCCGCAACGAGCGCACCTTTTTTCGTGGCCGCCTGCTGCATCAGGTGCGTCAGTTTCTGAACGAAAACGGCTCGCTGGCGGCGATGTTCGCTGTGGTTTTCGTCAATCTGGTCGGTTTCGGCATTGTGGTGCCGCTGATCCCCTTCTTCGCCCAGAGCCTGCACGCGCAGGCCTGGCAGGTGACCTTGATGTTCACCGCCTACAGCCTGGGGCAATTTTTCGCCGAGCCGTTTTGCGGCAGGCTGTCCGACCGCATCGGCCGCAAGCCGATCCTGCTGGTGACGACGGCCCTGTCGGTGCTGTTCTATTGCGGCCTCGCCTTTTCACCCAATATCTGGGTGGCGATCTTCGTGCGCTTTTTGTGCGGGCTGGCTTCGGGCAATATCTCGACGATTCAGGGCTATGTGTCGGACTTTTCCAAGCCCGAACAGCGCGCCTCACGCATGAGCATGATCGGCGCGGCCTTTTCGCTGGGCTTTATCGTCGGCCCGGTGATCGGCGGCTTGCTGACGCATGAGCATTTCGGCCACAATGCCTTCCGCCTGCCCCTGTTCGCCGCCGCCGTCATGTCGGCCGTGGCCACGCTGGGCGTGATGCTCTACGTCAAGGAAAGCCGCCAGCGCACAGCCCAGGCGGCACCGCCGGAAAATATGCTCAAAACGGCGCAGGAGGCGCTGAAAAGCCGCGCCATTGTGCGCGTCATCCTGGCCACACTTTGCTATATGATGGCCTTTGCCGGGCTGGAATCGACCTTCGGCCTGTGGGTGGAGGTGCGCTATAACTGGCACGCCACCCAGATTGGCGCGGTTTTCCTGTTCATCGGCATCACCGCCGCCCTGATGCAGATGGTCTTCATGCGCCCGCTGGTGCGACGTTACGGCGAATCAAAGGTGCTGGCCGGCGGACTGTTCGTGTTCGGCCTCAGCTTCATCCTGCAAAGCCTCAACCATATCTCGTGGCTGATCGTGCCGCTGCTGATGCTGGGCACGGTAGGGCAGGCGGTCATCTTTTCGTCGATCTGCGCCATTATTTCGCTGGCCACCTCGCCCGACCGGCAGGGCGCCATGCTGGGCCTTAATATGTCCACCGGCGCCGTGGCGCGCATTATCGGCCCCGTGGTGGCCGGGTTCCTGTTCTCGCAATTCGGCCCCGAAGCGCCCTTGTGGCTCGATGCCGCCATGACGATTCCGGCGGCGTTGCTGGCCTTGCAGGTCGGCAAGGTAAAACGGTAA
- a CDS encoding DNA-directed DNA polymerase, whose translation MFSFMTHEAENGGGLKWLYLDMNSYFASCEQQDEPRLRGRPVIVVPVMSDHTCAIAASAEAKALGVKTGTRVGEAKERIPGLLIREARPDRYVQFHDRILAEVDHVIPVEKVCSIDEVACRLMGPQRHEAVARALGHRIQRRILENVGQCLTASIGIAPSRLLAKTAADMKKPLGLTVLRADTLPGALLDLEIDEFAGIGAAMKGRLNRAGVFDVRQLWALSPSRMRHIWGGIMGENFCYALHGTDPPDIETQRSSISHSHVLPAELRPAPLARAVARRLTAKCGSRLRRMGYKCTGLHLSVRGAGSGRAAAEARFELTADSFVMLHALEGLWMQCVGTLGAQPRLRKISVTCLGMRRLDAPPDLFGWTPDAHEDGRRMKLLSALDGLNQRFGKDAITIGPRTKLHGFVGAKIAFNRIPEQPEFWE comes from the coding sequence ATGTTCTCATTTATGACCCATGAAGCCGAGAATGGCGGCGGCCTGAAGTGGCTGTATCTCGATATGAACAGCTATTTCGCCAGTTGCGAACAGCAGGACGAGCCGCGTCTGCGGGGCCGTCCGGTCATTGTCGTGCCGGTGATGAGCGATCACACCTGCGCCATCGCCGCCAGCGCTGAGGCCAAGGCGCTGGGCGTCAAGACCGGCACCAGGGTGGGCGAGGCGAAAGAGCGCATACCCGGTCTGCTGATTCGTGAGGCGCGGCCTGACCGCTATGTGCAGTTTCATGACCGCATCCTGGCCGAGGTCGATCATGTGATTCCGGTCGAGAAGGTCTGCTCGATCGATGAGGTGGCCTGCCGTCTGATGGGGCCGCAGCGCCACGAAGCGGTGGCGCGCGCGCTGGGCCATCGCATCCAGCGCCGGATTCTCGAAAATGTCGGCCAGTGCCTGACCGCCTCGATTGGCATCGCGCCGTCGCGCCTGCTGGCCAAGACCGCCGCCGATATGAAAAAACCACTGGGTCTGACCGTTTTGCGCGCCGATACCCTGCCCGGAGCGCTGCTCGATCTGGAGATCGACGAATTCGCCGGTATTGGCGCGGCGATGAAGGGGCGGCTCAATCGGGCAGGCGTGTTCGATGTGCGCCAGCTCTGGGCCCTGTCGCCGTCGCGGATGCGCCATATCTGGGGCGGCATTATGGGCGAAAACTTCTGCTATGCCCTGCATGGCACCGATCCGCCGGACATCGAGACGCAGCGCTCATCGATCAGCCACAGCCACGTCCTGCCCGCCGAACTGCGCCCCGCGCCGCTGGCCCGCGCCGTGGCGCGCCGCCTGACCGCCAAGTGCGGCTCGCGCCTGCGCCGCATGGGCTATAAATGCACGGGCCTGCACCTCAGTGTGCGCGGGGCGGGCAGCGGGCGAGCGGCGGCGGAGGCGCGTTTTGAGCTGACCGCCGATAGTTTCGTCATGCTGCACGCCCTCGAAGGCCTTTGGATGCAGTGCGTGGGGACGCTGGGGGCGCAACCGCGTCTGCGCAAGATTTCTGTCACCTGCCTGGGGATGCGCCGCCTCGATGCGCCGCCTGATCTGTTCGGCTGGACCCCAGATGCGCATGAGGATGGCAGACGCATGAAACTGCTCAGCGCGCTCGACGGCCTCAATCAGCGCTTCGGCAAGGACGCCATCACCATCGGCCCGCGCACGAAGCTGCACGGTTTTGTCGGGGCCAAGATCGCCTTTAACCGCATCCCCGAACAGCCGGAATTCTGGGAGTAG
- the infC gene encoding translation initiation factor IF-3 — protein sequence MQAPPPKDGPRTNHEIKVPRVLLIDQNGEKQGIMPTSSALEAAEEAGLDLVEVSPTADPPVCKILDYGKFRFQEQKKKAEARKKQKVVEIKEIKLRPNIDIHDYEVKAKAMTRFFEEGDKVKVTLRFRGREMAHPELGMKLLQKVKTDFEPSTRVEYEPRMEGKQMIMILAPK from the coding sequence ATTCAAGCCCCGCCTCCCAAAGACGGCCCCCGTACAAACCATGAGATCAAGGTTCCGCGCGTCCTCTTGATCGATCAAAACGGTGAGAAGCAAGGCATTATGCCGACTTCCTCCGCCCTCGAAGCCGCCGAGGAAGCTGGCCTGGACCTGGTGGAGGTGTCGCCCACCGCTGATCCGCCTGTGTGCAAGATCCTCGACTATGGCAAGTTCCGCTTTCAGGAGCAGAAAAAAAAGGCCGAGGCACGCAAGAAGCAGAAGGTCGTCGAGATCAAGGAAATCAAGCTTCGCCCCAATATCGACATCCACGATTATGAGGTGAAGGCCAAGGCCATGACGCGCTTCTTCGAAGAAGGCGACAAGGTCAAGGTGACGCTGCGCTTCCGGGGCCGCGAAATGGCCCACCCCGAACTGGGCATGAAGCTGCTGCAAAAGGTCAAGACCGATTTCGAGCCGTCCACCCGCGTCGAATATGAGCCGCGCATGGAAGGCAAGCAGATGATCATGATCCTGGCACCGAAATAA
- a CDS encoding glycosyltransferase family 4 protein, which produces MPSSSFTGCVLQVVPELDTGGVEQTVVDVAEAVLAAGGRSLVATRGGRLQERLEKGGTQVFNLPVHSKNLWVQWRIYRTLRRLIRRENVSLVHVRSRAPALSAIAAARAEKIASVATYHGIYNANSSLKRWYNSQMTRADITIANSDYTRAHILKTYPNLPPERVVSIPRGVDLHRFDPEAFVLRNILKLEEAWGLPPADAATPDTRTRFLLAARLTRWKGQGLIIEAAARLRTLGRDDFIIFIAGDDQGRSDYTAELRAAIAAHGLEAHVRLVGHCADMPSAWQVCHFALAPSLEPEAFGRTAVEPQAMQRPPLAAAHGATVETVVPGETGWLVRPGDAQAWAEAMREAMSLTPEQRFEMGLAGRARVKALFSLETMCARTLDVYRSLLM; this is translated from the coding sequence ATGCCTTCGTCCTCTTTCACCGGCTGCGTTTTGCAGGTCGTCCCCGAACTCGATACGGGCGGCGTCGAGCAGACCGTGGTCGATGTGGCCGAGGCGGTTCTGGCGGCGGGCGGGCGCTCGCTGGTGGCCACCAGGGGCGGGCGCTTGCAGGAACGGCTGGAAAAAGGCGGCACACAGGTTTTCAACCTGCCGGTTCACAGCAAGAATCTGTGGGTGCAATGGCGGATTTACCGTACCTTGCGCCGCCTGATCCGCCGCGAAAACGTCAGCCTTGTCCACGTTCGTTCGCGCGCGCCAGCCCTCTCGGCGATTGCGGCGGCGCGCGCCGAAAAGATCGCGTCGGTCGCCACCTATCACGGCATTTATAACGCCAATTCAAGCCTCAAACGCTGGTACAACAGCCAGATGACGCGCGCCGACATCACCATCGCCAATTCGGACTATACGCGCGCCCATATCCTCAAAACCTACCCGAATTTGCCGCCAGAGCGCGTGGTCAGCATTCCGCGCGGCGTCGATCTGCATCGCTTCGATCCCGAAGCCTTCGTGCTGCGCAACATCCTCAAGCTGGAAGAGGCCTGGGGCCTGCCGCCCGCCGACGCCGCCACGCCCGATACGCGTACGCGCTTTCTGCTGGCCGCCCGCCTGACGCGCTGGAAAGGGCAAGGCCTGATTATAGAGGCAGCGGCGCGATTGCGAACGCTCGGACGTGACGATTTCATCATTTTTATCGCCGGCGATGATCAGGGCCGCAGCGACTATACGGCGGAATTGCGCGCGGCCATCGCCGCCCACGGCCTTGAGGCCCATGTGCGGCTGGTCGGCCATTGCGCCGACATGCCCTCGGCCTGGCAGGTCTGCCATTTCGCCCTCGCCCCCTCGCTGGAGCCGGAAGCCTTCGGGCGCACGGCGGTGGAACCGCAGGCCATGCAGCGCCCGCCTCTGGCCGCTGCGCACGGCGCGACGGTCGAAACCGTGGTGCCCGGCGAAACGGGCTGGCTGGTCAGGCCCGGCGATGCGCAAGCCTGGGCCGAGGCCATGCGGGAGGCCATGTCACTGACGCCTGAACAGCGCTTTGAAATGGGTTTAGCCGGACGTGCCCGCGTCAAGGCGCTGTTCAGTCTGGAAACCATGTGCGCGCGCACCCTTGATGTTTACCGATCCCTGCTTATGTAA
- a CDS encoding alpha/beta hydrolase, whose amino-acid sequence MTDLLNQEPQWLDAPNGDRIAYRRLKGDGPLLLWLGGFLSDMRGSKIAYLSEQCRREGRAFLCFDYYAHGETGGDFAAASVGRWRDNMLAVVDALTEGPVTAIGSSMGAHMLCLLMQARPGKVKAAGFVAPAPDFATKLMLAGLNPEDRRQYEVSGAHSLPGYDRPVALSQAFFADAAQHEVLNASIAFDGPVRILHGMKDDVVPWQHGVRLLDSLTTPDVRLELIKDGDHRLSRTNDLELLGRMAREF is encoded by the coding sequence ATGACCGATCTGTTAAATCAAGAGCCGCAATGGCTTGATGCGCCCAATGGCGACCGCATCGCCTATCGCCGCCTTAAGGGTGATGGCCCGCTTCTGCTCTGGCTTGGCGGTTTTCTGTCCGATATGCGGGGCTCGAAAATCGCGTATTTGAGTGAACAATGTCGCCGCGAAGGCCGCGCCTTTCTGTGCTTTGATTATTATGCCCACGGTGAGACGGGCGGCGATTTCGCAGCGGCCTCAGTGGGGCGCTGGCGCGATAATATGCTGGCCGTCGTCGATGCCCTGACCGAAGGGCCGGTGACGGCGATCGGTTCCAGCATGGGTGCGCACATGCTGTGTCTGCTGATGCAGGCGCGACCCGGCAAGGTGAAGGCGGCGGGTTTCGTGGCGCCTGCGCCCGATTTCGCCACCAAACTGATGCTGGCCGGGCTTAACCCCGAAGACCGCCGCCAATATGAGGTGTCGGGCGCGCACAGCCTGCCCGGCTATGACCGGCCCGTGGCGCTATCGCAGGCGTTTTTCGCCGATGCTGCGCAGCATGAGGTGCTGAATGCCTCCATCGCCTTTGATGGGCCGGTGCGTATCCTGCATGGCATGAAGGACGATGTGGTGCCGTGGCAGCATGGCGTGCGCCTGCTGGATAGCCTGACCACGCCCGATGTGCGTCTGGAGCTGATCAAGGACGGCGACCATCGCCTGTCGCGCACCAATGATCTGGAGCTATTGGGTCGGATGGCGCGCGAATTTTAG